One genomic window of uncultured delta proteobacterium includes the following:
- the pyrE gene encoding Orotate phosphoribosyltransferase — protein sequence MRDTAMQTALTMDAAAMKKRLARILVERSYMEGDFTLASGRKSDYYFDCRQTSLHPEGAWLIGSLFNEMLADLDITAVGGMTMGADPLISATSVVSHLKGRPLAGLIVRKAVKDHGTGRYIEGLANVKAGDKVAMLEDVVSTGGSVLQACERVRDAGLGVAVICCVLDRGEGGREKLLEAGYQVRAIFTRPELVALAKE from the coding sequence ATGAGGGACACCGCCATGCAAACCGCACTCACGATGGACGCGGCAGCCATGAAAAAACGCCTGGCCAGGATTCTGGTCGAGCGTTCCTACATGGAAGGGGACTTTACCCTGGCCTCGGGCAGGAAAAGCGATTACTACTTTGACTGCCGCCAGACGTCGCTCCACCCCGAGGGCGCGTGGCTTATCGGCTCCTTGTTCAACGAGATGCTTGCCGATCTGGATATAACGGCGGTCGGGGGCATGACCATGGGCGCGGACCCGCTCATCAGCGCGACCAGCGTCGTCTCGCACCTCAAAGGGCGGCCCCTGGCGGGGCTTATCGTGCGCAAGGCCGTGAAGGATCACGGCACCGGGCGGTATATAGAGGGCCTCGCCAACGTGAAGGCCGGGGACAAGGTCGCCATGCTCGAGGATGTTGTCAGCACCGGGGGCTCCGTGTTACAGGCTTGCGAGCGCGTGCGTGACGCCGGTCTCGGGGTCGCGGTTATTTGTTGCGTGCTCGACAGGGGTGAAGGGGGAAGGGAGAAGCTTTTGGAAGCAGGGTACCAGGTCCGGGCCATTTTTACGCGCCCGGAACTCGTCGCTCTCGCCAAAGAATAA
- the purB gene encoding Adenylosuccinate lyase gives MIDRYTRPEMGALWTLESRLRSWLEVELAVCRAWNKLGVIDDATLKEILDKADFSADRVLEIEEVTRHDMIAFLTAVEERVGPASRFIHLGCTSSDIVDTANALLLVRAGNMILADIDGLLASIKNLAMKYKGRLCMGRTHGVHAEPTSFGLKMTGFYAEFVRHRERFAAALEGIRVGKISGAVGTYALVDPEVERIACELLGLAVDPVSTQIIQRDRYAHYFTSLGLLAGGIERLCVELRHLQRTEVLEVEEGFGKGQKGSSAMPHKKNPISAENMTGLSRLMRTNALAAMENMALWHERDISHSSVERVIMPDSTILADYVLSRLARLLDTLRVIPENMERNLYASYGLFFSQRVLIALVEEAKIPRQEAYLLVQSAAMKSWETKTSFKTIVEEDANITKHIPKEKLDSLFDPTAYLCQEDMIYARVFGQ, from the coding sequence ATGATAGATCGCTACACCCGGCCTGAAATGGGCGCGCTCTGGACCCTGGAAAGCCGGCTCCGTTCCTGGCTTGAGGTGGAGCTCGCCGTCTGCCGCGCCTGGAACAAACTTGGCGTCATTGACGACGCGACCCTCAAGGAAATTCTGGATAAAGCCGACTTCAGCGCGGACCGGGTTCTGGAAATAGAGGAAGTGACCCGCCACGACATGATCGCCTTTCTGACGGCCGTGGAAGAACGGGTCGGGCCCGCCTCGCGGTTCATCCACCTGGGCTGCACGTCCTCGGATATCGTGGATACGGCCAACGCCCTCCTGCTCGTCCGGGCCGGGAACATGATCCTCGCCGATATCGACGGCCTGCTCGCGTCCATCAAGAACCTGGCCATGAAATACAAGGGCCGGCTCTGCATGGGCCGCACCCACGGCGTGCACGCCGAACCGACCAGCTTCGGATTGAAGATGACCGGGTTTTACGCGGAATTCGTCCGCCACCGGGAACGTTTTGCCGCCGCCCTTGAAGGCATCCGGGTGGGCAAAATTTCCGGGGCCGTCGGCACCTACGCCCTGGTGGACCCCGAAGTGGAGCGCATTGCCTGCGAACTGCTGGGGCTTGCCGTGGACCCTGTTTCCACGCAGATCATCCAGCGTGACCGCTACGCCCATTATTTCACCAGCCTCGGCCTTCTGGCCGGGGGCATCGAGCGGCTGTGCGTGGAGTTGCGCCATCTGCAACGCACGGAAGTTCTGGAAGTCGAGGAAGGTTTCGGCAAGGGGCAGAAGGGCTCTTCCGCCATGCCGCACAAGAAGAACCCCATCTCGGCGGAAAACATGACCGGGCTTTCCCGCCTTATGCGGACCAACGCCCTCGCCGCCATGGAGAACATGGCCCTCTGGCACGAGCGCGATATCAGCCACTCCTCGGTGGAACGCGTGATTATGCCCGATTCCACCATCCTGGCGGATTACGTGCTCAGCCGCCTCGCCCGCCTGCTCGACACCCTGCGGGTTATCCCGGAAAACATGGAGCGCAACCTGTACGCTTCCTACGGCCTGTTCTTCTCCCAGCGCGTGCTCATCGCCCTGGTGGAGGAGGCCAAAATACCCCGGCAGGAGGCCTATCTCCTGGTGCAGAGCGCGGCCATGAAAAGCTGGGAGACAAAAACCTCCTTCAAAACGATCGTGGAAGAAGACGCGAACATAACAAAGCATATTCCCAAGGAAAAACTGGATTCGCTGTTTGACCCCACGGCATATCTCTGCCAGGAAGACATGATTTACGCCAGGGTCTTCGGCCAATGA
- a CDS encoding exported hypothetical protein (Evidence 5 : No homology to any previously reported sequences), which yields MVLQHTVCRRLVVSLAVIATLVFSFCPEHPAVAAQAAKKAAAAPAAAPADSSSGWQARIVGSEASPSRLIAVDKKQQTLFLFERHSPLRLAGQYACTTGQNDGDKFVQGDLKTPEGVYFVIRRIGAGLDFEKYGYEAYTLNYPNPVDKLRRKTGYGIWIHGRGSPISPNLTEGCVSLNNTDIAVLGKNLTPGTPVALAAAVQFAASPSTEDMSLINTLYKRTNDWAKAWSGKSKKFFDYYDADAYTVAQGESFSDFRQQKERVFKAVSFIDVKVKNVQALQGPGYWVTWFQQDYRASNLSTQGIRRLYWQKDKKGELRIVGMEWEPNLSGTLTAGLNGAPLFAENAKAEPIPEKPITVAAAAPAESVPAQLAKPAAPAPAPVQPAQPVAPAPQPVAAVPAPVAAPAPAAPKAPANEPVTMALAEMAKSAPPAAKPEPAKPEPVKPKIADVTAFIETWRKTWEKGDLNGYAACYAENAEQGGRTGAAAIRNHKAGLWRNSRPKQVVLTNIRITSKQGMVVADMHQAYTDSKSFADMGIKTLYLQAKGDSWRIVREDWSPMQQ from the coding sequence ATGGTACTACAACACACCGTTTGCCGTCGTCTTGTGGTCAGCCTCGCCGTTATAGCGACGCTGGTCTTCTCGTTTTGTCCGGAACATCCGGCCGTCGCCGCGCAAGCCGCGAAAAAAGCGGCAGCCGCTCCGGCAGCCGCCCCGGCAGATTCCTCCTCCGGCTGGCAGGCCCGCATCGTGGGCAGCGAGGCCTCTCCCTCCCGCCTCATCGCCGTGGACAAGAAGCAGCAGACCCTGTTCCTGTTCGAGCGCCACAGCCCGCTCCGGCTGGCCGGGCAATACGCCTGCACCACGGGCCAGAACGACGGCGACAAGTTCGTCCAGGGCGATCTGAAAACCCCGGAAGGCGTGTATTTCGTCATCCGGCGGATCGGTGCGGGACTGGATTTTGAAAAATACGGGTACGAGGCCTATACGCTCAATTACCCCAACCCCGTGGACAAATTGCGCCGCAAGACCGGGTACGGCATCTGGATTCACGGGCGTGGCTCCCCCATTTCGCCGAATTTGACCGAGGGCTGTGTTTCCCTGAACAACACGGATATCGCCGTGCTCGGCAAGAACCTTACCCCGGGCACGCCCGTGGCGCTCGCGGCCGCCGTGCAGTTCGCGGCGTCGCCCTCCACCGAGGACATGTCCCTCATCAACACCCTGTACAAGCGGACCAATGACTGGGCCAAAGCCTGGTCGGGCAAGTCCAAGAAATTTTTCGATTACTACGACGCCGACGCCTACACCGTGGCCCAGGGTGAGAGTTTTTCCGATTTCCGGCAGCAGAAGGAGCGGGTTTTCAAAGCCGTGTCCTTCATCGACGTCAAGGTGAAGAACGTCCAGGCCCTGCAAGGCCCCGGCTACTGGGTGACCTGGTTCCAGCAGGACTACCGCGCCTCCAACCTTTCCACTCAGGGTATACGCCGCCTGTACTGGCAAAAGGACAAAAAGGGCGAATTGCGCATCGTGGGCATGGAATGGGAGCCCAACCTTTCCGGCACCCTGACGGCGGGCCTCAACGGCGCGCCCCTTTTCGCGGAGAACGCCAAAGCCGAGCCAATTCCGGAAAAACCGATCACCGTGGCCGCCGCGGCCCCGGCGGAATCCGTCCCGGCACAACTGGCGAAACCGGCCGCTCCAGCGCCCGCCCCGGTACAACCGGCGCAACCGGTCGCGCCCGCCCCGCAACCCGTTGCCGCCGTGCCCGCGCCTGTCGCAGCGCCCGCTCCCGCCGCTCCCAAGGCCCCGGCGAACGAGCCCGTGACAATGGCCCTCGCTGAAATGGCAAAATCCGCGCCCCCGGCGGCCAAGCCGGAACCGGCGAAACCGGAGCCGGTAAAGCCGAAAATAGCCGACGTGACCGCTTTTATCGAAACCTGGCGCAAGACCTGGGAAAAGGGCGATCTTAACGGGTATGCGGCCTGCTACGCCGAGAACGCGGAACAGGGTGGCCGGACTGGCGCCGCGGCCATCCGGAACCACAAGGCCGGGTTGTGGCGGAACAGCCGGCCCAAGCAGGTCGTGTTGACAAATATCCGCATCACCTCTAAGCAGGGTATGGTAGTCGCGGATATGCACCAGGCATACACCGATTCCAAAAGTTTCGCGGATATGGGCATCAAGACACTGTATTTGCAAGCGAAAGGCGATTCCTGGCGAATCGTACGTGAAGACTGGAGCCCAATGCAGCAATGA
- a CDS encoding hypothetical protein (Evidence 5 : No homology to any previously reported sequences) — MKHFEPVVKKSASYSILFLKDDSKVVRFRLKPFWIKFLALVFIVFSGASGTAGYAAHYYWKKYQVLQHERTELAEKLGENRRQLGRFAGVERIKEATMPRSTMTGVTAIAAGPEGANGNGVESPQNGAATALPDTAATPPASAPPAAAAPASPASGTAQAGVAQAAAPTGDSAASTPQAAPPVDAATPAPSGAQAAATPETGEKEHPALISEVQIRPAGNKTFRLAFDLSNRDQQVRLNGRVQVAVSTKSGGRIEITQINKDSLRFIINNYKRVTTEFVLPGETKTEEITRLYLTVTAEDQPSVTYSFPVPSAS, encoded by the coding sequence ATGAAGCATTTTGAGCCGGTAGTCAAAAAAAGCGCTTCCTACAGCATCCTTTTCCTGAAGGACGACAGCAAGGTCGTCCGCTTTCGTCTGAAGCCTTTCTGGATCAAATTTCTCGCCCTCGTCTTTATCGTGTTCAGCGGCGCCAGCGGCACCGCCGGGTACGCCGCGCATTATTACTGGAAAAAATATCAGGTATTGCAGCACGAGCGGACGGAACTGGCGGAAAAGCTCGGTGAAAACCGTCGCCAGCTCGGCCGGTTCGCCGGGGTGGAACGGATCAAGGAAGCCACCATGCCGCGCTCGACCATGACCGGCGTGACCGCCATCGCCGCCGGGCCGGAGGGCGCCAACGGCAACGGGGTCGAGAGCCCGCAAAACGGCGCGGCAACGGCTCTGCCGGACACGGCGGCAACGCCCCCCGCCTCGGCACCCCCCGCCGCCGCGGCGCCCGCGTCTCCCGCCTCCGGAACGGCCCAGGCAGGCGTGGCCCAGGCGGCGGCGCCGACCGGCGACAGCGCGGCATCCACGCCCCAGGCGGCGCCTCCCGTAGATGCTGCCACGCCCGCTCCATCCGGGGCGCAAGCGGCCGCAACGCCGGAAACAGGGGAGAAAGAACACCCCGCCCTTATTTCCGAGGTCCAGATACGGCCCGCCGGGAACAAAACCTTCCGGCTGGCCTTTGACCTCAGTAACCGCGACCAGCAGGTACGGCTCAACGGCAGGGTTCAGGTGGCCGTTTCCACCAAGTCCGGCGGCAGGATTGAAATTACCCAGATCAATAAGGATTCCCTGCGGTTCATCATCAACAACTATAAACGGGTCACCACCGAATTCGTCCTGCCCGGCGAGACCAAAACCGAAGAGATAACGCGGCTGTACCTGACCGTCACTGCGGAAGACCAGCCCTCCGTCACTTACTCCTTCCCCGTTCCCAGCGCTTCGTAA
- a CDS encoding putative Flagellin domain protein (Evidence 3 : Function proposed based on presence of conserved amino acid motif, structural feature or limited homology), with the protein MSDYLRHQTLALLGQEFLTQALLSGDSLNSVVANALLQPKAATTGKEKAAAALTGRIRSDSAVLRQGAKNAGEAASMAEMIKNATMSVAETLSGMQTIVQAVRNGQMTAEAATPEYQSLVSKLTATIEGAQYNGISLLDKSAWGADERLTVTSDKTATVSIQVGDTASTFTLRDISNMKNFKTANLAADNATLDRYLSNIALNLDTANTMASGYESLAGSYTAEAKYLERQADTLSLAAQKTMAGASPEAGTTEQSLKSLLIDLLLRDQGRVVDTAS; encoded by the coding sequence ATGTCGGACTATTTGCGGCACCAGACGCTGGCGCTTTTGGGGCAGGAATTCCTGACTCAGGCGCTGCTGAGCGGCGACAGCCTGAATTCGGTTGTCGCCAACGCGCTGCTGCAACCAAAGGCCGCCACCACGGGCAAGGAAAAGGCCGCCGCCGCGCTGACGGGGAGAATCCGCAGCGATTCCGCCGTGCTGCGGCAGGGGGCCAAAAACGCGGGCGAGGCCGCGAGCATGGCGGAAATGATAAAAAACGCCACCATGTCCGTTGCCGAAACCCTGAGCGGCATGCAAACCATTGTCCAGGCCGTGCGCAACGGCCAGATGACGGCGGAAGCCGCCACGCCCGAATACCAAAGCCTTGTCTCCAAGCTCACCGCGACGATCGAAGGCGCGCAGTACAACGGCATTTCCCTGCTGGACAAGAGCGCGTGGGGCGCTGACGAACGGCTGACCGTGACCTCGGACAAAACGGCCACAGTATCGATCCAGGTGGGGGACACCGCGTCCACCTTCACACTGCGCGACATTTCCAACATGAAGAATTTCAAAACCGCCAACCTTGCGGCGGATAACGCGACCCTCGACAGGTATCTCTCCAATATCGCGCTCAACCTGGACACGGCAAACACGATGGCGTCGGGGTACGAGTCCCTGGCCGGGTCCTACACGGCCGAGGCCAAGTACCTTGAGCGGCAGGCGGACACGCTCTCGCTGGCCGCGCAAAAAACTATGGCCGGCGCGTCCCCGGAGGCAGGCACAACGGAGCAGTCGTTGAAAAGTTTGTTGATCGATCTTTTGCTGCGGGATCAGGGAAGGGTTGTGGATACCGCTTCCTGA